In Myxococcales bacterium, the following are encoded in one genomic region:
- a CDS encoding four helix bundle protein, whose translation MCEASVVALEFITALRAVVAQIAAHDPDLASQLRRAASSAALNTAEAWRRSGRDRAMRFRIAAGECDEAATAVRIAQRWGHVPDDAAAPALALADRLAAMLFRLQHPRR comes from the coding sequence ATGTGTGAAGCCAGCGTCGTCGCCCTCGAGTTCATCACCGCCCTGCGCGCGGTCGTCGCCCAGATCGCCGCGCACGATCCCGACCTGGCCAGCCAGCTCCGGCGGGCGGCCAGCTCGGCCGCGCTCAACACCGCCGAGGCCTGGCGCCGCAGCGGCCGCGATCGTGCGATGCGCTTCCGGATCGCCGCCGGCGAGTGCGACGAGGCCGCCACCGCCGTCCGCATCGCCCAGCGCTGGGGCCACGTGCCCGACGACGCCGCCGCGCCCGCCCTCGCCCTCGCCGACCGCCTCGCCGCCATGCTCTTCCGCCTCCAGCACCCGCGCCGGTGA
- a CDS encoding OmpA family protein gives MRLPLLRRMMNVAALGTGVALAGLTASTAHANVEVGATAGLHVFSINNELGVPDTVKATSLRNTALFGLRLGFMFGDMIGVEAEAGIMPTEDRNLVYDVFAGTLRGHVIAQFRAADPTNKVLPFVVLGGGATKVLSSDREDRIDLDTDAALYVGVGAKYRVENGWGLRVDGRLLFPPSSKNESAALDGEILLSVYKEFGRKEAAPVDDTPPPPPVDDDPDKDGIIGDADQCPNDPEDMDGFQDEDGCPDGDNDGDGIADGSDQCPTDAEDADGFKDEDGCPDPDNDGDGIADGSDQCPTEAEDADGFQDDDGCPDPDNDGDGVLDGSDTCPDKMETKNGYQDTDGCPDEVPAALAKFTGVIKGINFKTGSAEIVKTSNKILDKAVKVMADYPDIKLEIQGHTDDVGDDNANLELSQQRADSVKAYFESKGVAGDRVIAKGYGETMPSSPIDGLKGGKLKAAQAKNRRVEFKLLSDLNQ, from the coding sequence ATGAGATTGCCACTCCTGCGCCGCATGATGAATGTCGCCGCCCTCGGAACCGGGGTCGCGCTGGCCGGGCTCACCGCCTCGACGGCTCACGCCAATGTCGAAGTCGGCGCCACCGCCGGCCTCCACGTGTTCAGCATCAACAACGAGCTCGGCGTCCCCGACACGGTCAAGGCGACCTCGCTGCGCAACACGGCGCTGTTCGGCCTTCGCCTGGGCTTCATGTTCGGTGACATGATCGGCGTCGAGGCCGAGGCCGGCATCATGCCGACCGAGGACCGCAACCTGGTCTATGACGTGTTCGCGGGGACCCTCCGCGGTCACGTGATCGCGCAGTTCCGCGCGGCGGACCCGACCAACAAGGTGCTGCCCTTCGTCGTGCTCGGCGGCGGCGCCACCAAGGTCCTGTCCAGCGATCGCGAGGACCGCATCGACCTCGACACCGACGCCGCGCTGTACGTCGGCGTGGGCGCCAAGTACCGCGTCGAGAACGGCTGGGGCCTCCGGGTCGACGGCCGCCTGCTGTTCCCGCCCTCGAGCAAGAACGAGAGCGCGGCGCTCGACGGCGAGATCCTGCTGTCGGTCTACAAGGAGTTCGGTCGCAAGGAGGCCGCGCCGGTCGACGACACCCCGCCGCCGCCGCCCGTCGATGACGATCCGGACAAGGACGGCATCATCGGCGACGCCGATCAGTGCCCGAACGACCCCGAGGACATGGACGGCTTCCAGGACGAGGACGGCTGCCCGGACGGCGACAACGACGGTGACGGCATCGCCGACGGCTCGGATCAGTGCCCGACCGACGCCGAGGACGCCGACGGCTTCAAGGACGAGGACGGCTGCCCGGATCCGGACAACGACGGTGACGGCATCGCCGACGGCTCGGACCAGTGCCCGACCGAGGCCGAGGACGCCGACGGCTTCCAGGACGACGACGGCTGCCCCGATCCGGACAACGACGGTGACGGCGTGCTCGACGGCAGCGACACCTGCCCCGACAAGATGGAGACCAAGAACGGCTACCAGGACACCGACGGTTGCCCCGACGAGGTTCCGGCCGCGCTCGCCAAGTTCACGGGCGTGATCAAGGGCATCAACTTCAAGACCGGCTCGGCCGAGATCGTGAAGACCTCGAACAAGATCCTCGACAAGGCCGTCAAGGTGATGGCGGACTACCCGGACATCAAGCTCGAGATCCAGGGCCACACCGACGACGTCGGTGACGACAACGCCAACCTCGAGCTGTCGCAGCAGCGCGCCGACTCGGTCAAGGCGTACTTCGAGTCGAAGGGCGTCGCCGGCGACCGCGTCATCGCCAAGGGCTACGGCGAGACCATGCCGTCGTCGCCGATCGACGGCCTCAAGGGTGGCAAGCTGAAGGCCGCGCAGGCGAAGAACCGCCGCGTCGAGTTCAAGCTGCTCTCCGACCTGAACCAGTAA